A genomic window from Babylonia areolata isolate BAREFJ2019XMU chromosome 9, ASM4173473v1, whole genome shotgun sequence includes:
- the LOC143285395 gene encoding uncharacterized protein LOC143285395 yields MTRQLSTSVSDLVLALSVVYFVYCVFWDNVFAALGLLIQGVAAGLGVYRFALSRPDSKITNYHKMMSWTAQVVGVPLLGVGFANNYMPLMVNLNFLFVIAAVVASRFVDDGGQRKLLTEAASGFGMLTVILVCLRSINLYGLFGAAAYVGSGLAIGSEGHLHGIPRVDILHYVLAVGNLFFVMALV; encoded by the exons ATGACGAGACAACTGAGCACGTCGGTGTCTGATCTGGTACTGGCACTGTCGGTGGTGTACTTTGTGTACTGTGTCTTCTGGGACAACGTGTTTGCTGCTCTCGGCCTCCTCATCCAGGGTGTGGCGGCGGGGCTGGGGGTCTATCGCTTTGCCCTATCACGTCCAGACTCTAAGATCACG AACTACCACAAGATGATGTCGTGGACGGCCCAAGTGGTGGGCGTCCCCTTGCTGGGCGTGGGCTTTGCCAACAACTACATGCCCCTCATGGTCAACCTCAACTTCCTCTTCGTCATCGCCGCCGTCGTCGCCTCCCGCTTCGTTGACGACGGCGGTCAGCGCAAGCTGCTGACGGAGGCGGCCAGCGGTTTTGGGATGCTGACGGTCATCCTGGTGTGCCTGCGGTCCATCAACCTCTACGGTCTTTTCGGGGCTGCGGCCTACGTCGGTTCCGGGTTGGCGATCGGCTCTGAGGGGCACCTGCACGGGATCCCACGCGTGGATATCCTGCACTACGTGTTGGCAGTGGGCAATCTCTTCTTCGTAATGGCTCTggtgtag